One genomic window of Choloepus didactylus isolate mChoDid1 chromosome 27, mChoDid1.pri, whole genome shotgun sequence includes the following:
- the PPP2R1A gene encoding serine/threonine-protein phosphatase 2A 65 kDa regulatory subunit A alpha isoform: MAAADGDDSLYPIAVLIDELRNEDVQLRLNSIKKLSTIALALGVERTRSELLPFLTDTIYDEDEVLLALAEQLGTFTTLVGGPEYVHCLLPPLESLATVEETVVRDKAVESLRAISHEHSPSDLEAHFVPLVKRLAGGDWFTSRTSACGLFSVCYPRVSSAVKAELRQYFRNLCSDDTPMVRRAAASKLGEFAKVLELDNVKSEIIPMFSNLASDEQDSVRLLAVEACVNIAQLLPQEDLEALVMPTLRQAAEDKSWRVRYMVADKFTELQKAVGPEITKTDLVPAFQNLMKDCEAEVRAAASHKVKEFCENLSADCRENVIMTQILPCIKELVSDANQHVKSALASVIMGLSPILGKDNTIEHLLPLFLAQLKDECPEVRLNIISNLDCVNEVIGIRQLSQSLLPAIVELAEDAKWRVRLAIIEYMPLLAGQLGVEFFDEKLNSLCMAWLVDHVYAIREAATSNLKKLVEKFGKEWAHATIIPKVLAMSGDPNYLHRMTTLFCINVLSEVCGQDITTKHMLPTVLRMAGDPVANVRFNVAKSLQKIGPILDNSTLQSEVKPILEKLTQDQDVDVKYFAQEALTVLSLA, from the exons CTTCGCCTCAACAGCATCAAGAAGCTCTCCACCATTGCCTTGGCCCTCGGTGTCGAGAGGACCCGCAGCGAGCTCCTTCCCTTCCTCACAG ACACCATCTACGATGAGGATGAGGTCCTCTTGGCGCTGGCAGAGCAGCTGGGAACCTTCACCACCCTGGTGGGGGGCCCGGAGTACGTGCACTGCCTGCTG CCGCCCCTGGAGTCGCTGGCCACGGTGGAGGAGACAGTTGTGCGTGACAAGGCGGTGGAGTCCCTGCGGGCCATCTCGCACGAGCACTCGCCCTCCGACCTGGAGGCCCACTTCGTGCCGCTGGTGAAGCGGCTGGCGGGTGGCGACTGGTTCACCTCCCGCACCTCCGCCTGCGGCCTCTTCTCCGTCTGCTACCCCCGAGTGTCCAGCGCAGTCAAGGCAGAACTGCGGCA GTACTTCCGGAACCTGTGCTCAGATGACACCCCCATGGTGCGGCGGGCCGCAGCCTCCAAGCTGGGGGAGTTCGCCAAGGTGCTGGAGCTGGACAACGTCAAGAGCGAGATCATCCCCATGTTCTCCAACCTGGCCTCTGACGAGCAG GACTCGGTGCGGCTGCTGGCAGTGGAGGCATGTGTGAACATCGCCCAGCTCCTGCCCCAGGAGGACCTGGAGGCCCTGGTCATGCCCACCCTGCGCCAGGCTGCTGAGGACAAGTCCTGGCGCGTGCGCTACATGGTCGCCGACAAGTTCACAGAG CTCCAGAAAGCAGTGGGGCCCGAGATCACCAAGACGGACCTGGTCCCTGCCTTCCAGAACCTGATGAAGGACTGTGAGGCCGAGGTGAGGGCCGCAGCCTCCCACAAGGTCAAAG AGTTCTGTGAAAACCTGTCAGCCGACTGCCGCGAGAATGTCATCATGACCCAGATCTTGCCCTGCATCAAG GAGCTGGTGTCGGACGCCAACCAGCACGTCAAGTCAGCCCTGGCCTCGGTCATCATGGGCCTCTCCCCCATCCTGGGCAAGGACAACACCATCGAGCACCTCCTGCCCCTCTTCCTGGCTCAGCTGAAGGATGAG TGCCCGGAGGTGCGGCTGAACATCATCTCCAACCTGGACTGCGTGAACGAGGTGATCGGCATCCGGCAGCTGTCTCAGTCCCTGCTCCCTGCCATTGTGGAGCTGGCTGAGGACGCCAAGTGGCGGGTGCGGCTGGCCATCATTGAGTACATGCCCCTGCTGGCCGGGCAGCTG GGAGTGGAGTTCTTTGATGAGAAACTCAACTCCTTGTGCATGGCCTGGCTGGTGGATCATG TCTATGCCATCCGCGAGGCGGCCACCAGCAACCTGAAGAAGCTGGTGGAGAAGTTCGGGAAGGAGTGGGCCCACGCCACCATCATCCCCAAGGTCTTGGCCATGTCTGGGGACCCCAACTACCTGCATCGCATGACAACGCTCTTCTGCATCAAT gtgctGTCTGAGGTCTGCGGGCAGGACATCACCACCAAGCACATGCTGCCCACAGTCCTGCGGATGGCCGGGGACCCTGTCGCCAACGTCCGCTTCAACGTGGCCAAGTCCCTGCAGAAGATAGGGCCCATCTTGGACAACAG CACGCTGCAGAGCGAGGTCAAACCCATCCTAGAGAAGCTGACCCAGGACCAGGATGTGGACGTCAAGTACTTTGCCCAGGAGGCTCTGACTG TTCTGTCTCTCGCCTGA